Sequence from the Streptomyces sp. NBC_00440 genome:
GCAGTACGTGAACGGGCTGAAGAACCGCACGTCCGACACCTTCGTCACCACGCACGCCGCCTTCGGCTACCTCGCCGAGCGCTACGGCCTCACCGAGGAGGCCATCAGCGGGATCGACCCGGAGAGCGAGCCCAGCGTCTCGCGCATGAAGGACCTGCACGCACTCGCCGCGAAGCACCACGTCAACACGGTCTTCTTCGAGACCATCGCGAACCCCGACACCGCCAGGACGCTCGCAGGCGACCTGCGCGTGAAGACCGGCGTGCTGGACCCGCTGGAGGGGATCACGGACAAGTCCAAGGGCCGCGACTACCTGCAGGTCATGCAGTCCAACCTCGTCGCGCTCCAGAAGGCGCTCGGCGCCGAGTGACCCCGCAGAACGCCCGTCCGCCAGCACCCAACACCGCACCCAGCACCGCATCCAGCACCGCACCCGAGACCGCACCGGAGGCACGCGCCATGGACACCGAACAGGAACCCGTCATCTCCGACCCCGTCATCTCGGTACGCGGCGCCACCGCCGCGCTCGGCTCGCGCCCGGTGCTGCGCGGTATCGATCTCACCGTGCACCGCGGCGAGGTCGTCGCCCTGCTCGGCGCCAACGGGTCCGGCAAGTCGACCGCCGTACGCGCGGTGATCGGCCAGGTCCCGCTCACCGGCGGCTCGATAGAACTCTTCGGCAGCCCGCTGAGGCGGTTCAGGCAGTGGGCGCGCATCGGTTACGTGCCGCAGCGCACCACCGCCGCCGGCGGGGTGCCCGCGACAGTGCGCGAGATCGTCTCGTCCGGCCGGCTCGCCCGTACGAAGCTGCGGTGGCCGTCCAGGGCCGACCGCGCGGCCGTCTCACGCGCTATCGAGCTGGTGGGGCTCAGCGACCGCGCGGGCGACTCCGTGGGCGCGCTCTCCGGCGGCCAGCACCAGCGGGTGCTGATCGCGCGGGCGCTGGCGTCCGAGCCCGATCTGCTGATCATGGACGAGCCGATGGCCGGGGTCGACCTGGCCAGCCAGGAGATCCTCGCCTCGACGCTGCGCGAACAGGTGGCCGCCCGGACGACCGTGCTGCTGGTCCTGCACGAGCTGGGGGCGCTGGAACCGCTGATCGACCGCGCCGTCGTCCTGCGCGACGGCTGCGTCACGCACGACGGACCCCCACCCTCCATGGGCGACGCCCTGGACCGGCACTCCCCCATGCCGGGCCACGACCACGTACACCCGCACGTGCCGGCCGGGCCGGCCAGGACAGGACTGCTGAGCTGATCATGGAACTTCTCCAGAGCCCCCTGATGCAACGCGCCTTGCTCGCCGCCGTCCTGGTCGGCATCACCGCCCCCGCCATCGGCATCTACCTCGTCCAGCGCCGCCAGGCCCTGATGGGCGACGGCATCGGCCATATCGCCATGACCGGGGTCGGTCTCGGCTTTCTGCTCAACTCCAGTCCGGTGTGGATGGCGACGCTGGTCTCGGTCGTCGGCGCCGTCTCGATGGAGCTGATCCGCAGTTACGGCCGGATGCGCGGGGACGTCGCGCTGGCGATGCTCTTCTACGGCGGTATGTCGGGCGGGGTACTGCTGATCAACCTCTCCCCGACCGGCTCGAACGCCAACCTCTCGTCGTATCTCTTCGGCTCCCTCGCGACCGTCTCGCAGAGCGATGTCACCGCGATCTGCGTGCTGGCCGCGTTCGTGATCCTGGTGACGCTCGGGCTGCGCAGGCAGCTCTTCGCGGTCAGCCAGGACGAGGAGTTCGCGCGGGTCACCGGGCTGCCGGTACGGGTGCTCAACCTGCTCATCGCGGTCACGGCGGCCGTCACCGTCACCGTCGCCATGCGGGTGGTCGGGCTGCTGCTTGTGAGCGCCCTGATGGTGGTCCCGGTGGCGGCGGCGCAGCAGCTGACGAAGTCGTTCGCGGTCACCTTCGTACTGGCCGTGGTGATCGGCACGGCGGTGACGCTCTCCGGCACCATCACCTCGTACTACCAGGACGTCCCGCCGGGAGCGACAATTGTGCTGCTGGCCATCGTGGTCTTCGTCGCACTGACCGCGCTCGCCGCACCGCTCGCAAGACGGCGTGCACGGGCCGCCCGGGCGGCGGAGGACGGGGGCGGGCCCGGGGTCCCGGCGACGCGGCGGCCGGTGGAATCGGCCGGGACCTGACGGAGCTGGCACAATGGCCCGACACATGGGCGGGCGACGCACGGCGAGGAGGCACCTGTGACTGCGGGAGCACCAGTACGAGGCAGGTCGACCCGGCAGCGGGCCGCGGTGGCCGCGGCACTCGACGAGGTGGACGAGTTCCGCAGTGCCCAGGAGCTGCACGATGTGCTCAAGCACCGGGGCGACTCGGTCGGGTTGACCACGGTCTACCGCACACTCCAGTCGCTGGCCGACGCCGGCGAGGTCGACGTGCTGCGCACGGGCGACGGCGAGTCGGTGTACCGGCGGTGCTCGACCGGTGAGCACCACCACCATCTGGTCTGCCGCACCTGCGGCAAGGCCGTCGAGGTGGAGGGGCCCGCGGTCGAGAAGTGGGCGGAGTCGATCGCGGCGCAGCACGGGTATGTGAACGTCGCGCACACGATGGAGGTCTTCGGGACCTGCGCGGAGTGCGCGGGGTCCGCGACGGAGAGCTGAGACGGTCCGGGGTCTGCCCCGGAGAGACGAGAGCGGGATGGTCCGGGGCCGGACCATCCCGCTCTCGGTTCGCCGGGGCGGACCCCGGTGCGTGCCTGAGCCGTCTCAGGAAGTCGTCGTCTCCTCGATCGCGCCGCCGAACCGCCGGTCCCGCTGGGCGAATTCGAGGCAGGCGCGCCACAGGTCGCGGCGGTCGAAGTCGGGCCAGAGGACGTCCTGGAAGACCATCTCGGCGTACGCGCTCTGCCAGATCAGGTAGTTGGACGTGCGCTGCTCGCCGCTGGGACGCAGGAAGAGGTCCACATCCGGCATGTCCGGGTAGTAGATGTACTTCGCGAAGGTCTTCTCATTGACCTTCGCCGGGTCCAGCTTGCCCGCCGCCACATCGCGGGCGATGGCCTGCGCCGCGTCGGCGATCTCCGCGCGCCCGCCGTAGTTGACGCAGAAGTACAGCGTCATCTTGTCGTTGTCCTTGGTCTGCTCCTGCGCGACCTGGAGTTCCTCGACGACCGACTTCCACAGCTTGGGCATCCGGCCCACCCAGCGGATCCTGATCCCCAGCTCGTCCATCTGGTCCCGGCGCCGCCTGATGACATCGCGGTTGAAGTTCATCAGGAAGCGCACCTCGTCGGGCGAGCGCTTCCAGTTCTCGGTCGAGAAGGCGTACAGCGAGAGGTTCTTGACGCCCATCTCGATGCAGCCGTTGAGCACTTCGAGGACGGTGGACTCGCCGACCTTGTGGCCCTCGGTGCGCGGCAGTCCGCGGTCCTTGGCCCAGCGGCCGTTGCCGTCCATGACGATCGCCACATGGTTCGGCACCAGTTCGCCGGGGATCTTCGGCGGCCGGGCGCCCGACGGGTGCACCTCGGGGACCTTGTACTCGCGGTCCTCGCCCCGGTTACGCCCCAGAATCCCGCGTCGTGCCATGTGCTCGTCTCCCTCTCACTACTTCTCTACGTACCGCAACGAGCGCAGCCCGCGCTCCAAGTGCCAGTGCAGATAGGCCGATACGAGCCCGCTGCCCTCCCTGACGTGCCGCGGCTCGGCCGCGTCGGCCGTCGTCCAGTCCCCCGTCAGCAGTGCGCTGAGCAGCCCGACGGCCTCCGCAGAGGGTACGACGCTGCCGGGCACCCGGCAGTCGCCGCACACCGCCCCGCCGCCCGCCACGGAGAAGAACCGGTTCGGTCCCTCCAGGCCGCACTTCGCGCAGTCCTCGAAGCTGGGCGCGTAGCCGTTGACGGCGAGCGAGCGCAGCAGGAACGCGTCGAGGATCAGATTCGGGGCGTGCTCACCACGGGCGAGGGTGCGCAGCCCGCCGATGAGCAGCAGATACTGCTGGACGGACGGCTCGCCCTCGTGGTCGGTGAAGCGCTCCGCCGTCTCCAGCATGGCCGTGCCCGCCGTGTAGCGGGCGTAGTCACTGACGATCCCGCCACCGTACGGAGCGATGGTCTCACTCTGGGTGCACAGCGGGAGCCCGCGCCCGATCAGCTCGCTGCCGCGCGCGAAGAACTGCACGTCGACATGGGAGAACGGTTCGAGCCGCGCCCCGAATTTGGACTTCGTACGCCGCACGCCCCGCGCGACGGCGCGCACCCGCCCGTGGCCCCGGGTCAGCAGCGTGATGATGCGGTCGGCCTCACCCAGCTTCTGAGTCCGCAGGACGACCCCGTCGTCACGGAAAAGACTCATGGGATCCATTGTCCCGTACGCGCCGGGTCCCCTGCGCAGGGAGCCCCGGATCCGGGCCCGCTCGCGCTCCGGGGCCCGGGCCTGCTCCCGCTCAGGCCCGGCGCCACTCCTCCCACACGCCCGTGAGCTCCGCGTCGACCGCCGGAACCACCGTGTCCAGCAGCCGCACCTGCGCTCCCGGGCCCGCCAGGTCCGTGCGGTACGGGTGGGGCGGGCCGCCGGGGGTGGCGCCGAGTGCGGTGACCGAGCCGATGACGCGGTGGGCGCCGAGGATGCCGGGCAGCTCCCGGATGTCCGGGGCGCGCAGGTCCAGGTCCTCGACCAGCAGGTCCTGGCCGTCGTACGTGGCACGGGTCGTCGCCCGTACGCTGCCGCCCCGTT
This genomic interval carries:
- a CDS encoding metal ABC transporter ATP-binding protein, with amino-acid sequence MDTEQEPVISDPVISVRGATAALGSRPVLRGIDLTVHRGEVVALLGANGSGKSTAVRAVIGQVPLTGGSIELFGSPLRRFRQWARIGYVPQRTTAAGGVPATVREIVSSGRLARTKLRWPSRADRAAVSRAIELVGLSDRAGDSVGALSGGQHQRVLIARALASEPDLLIMDEPMAGVDLASQEILASTLREQVAARTTVLLVLHELGALEPLIDRAVVLRDGCVTHDGPPPSMGDALDRHSPMPGHDHVHPHVPAGPARTGLLS
- a CDS encoding metal ABC transporter permease, giving the protein MELLQSPLMQRALLAAVLVGITAPAIGIYLVQRRQALMGDGIGHIAMTGVGLGFLLNSSPVWMATLVSVVGAVSMELIRSYGRMRGDVALAMLFYGGMSGGVLLINLSPTGSNANLSSYLFGSLATVSQSDVTAICVLAAFVILVTLGLRRQLFAVSQDEEFARVTGLPVRVLNLLIAVTAAVTVTVAMRVVGLLLVSALMVVPVAAAQQLTKSFAVTFVLAVVIGTAVTLSGTITSYYQDVPPGATIVLLAIVVFVALTALAAPLARRRARAARAAEDGGGPGVPATRRPVESAGT
- a CDS encoding Fur family transcriptional regulator, encoding MTAGAPVRGRSTRQRAAVAAALDEVDEFRSAQELHDVLKHRGDSVGLTTVYRTLQSLADAGEVDVLRTGDGESVYRRCSTGEHHHHLVCRTCGKAVEVEGPAVEKWAESIAAQHGYVNVAHTMEVFGTCAECAGSATES
- a CDS encoding isoprenyl transferase codes for the protein MARRGILGRNRGEDREYKVPEVHPSGARPPKIPGELVPNHVAIVMDGNGRWAKDRGLPRTEGHKVGESTVLEVLNGCIEMGVKNLSLYAFSTENWKRSPDEVRFLMNFNRDVIRRRRDQMDELGIRIRWVGRMPKLWKSVVEELQVAQEQTKDNDKMTLYFCVNYGGRAEIADAAQAIARDVAAGKLDPAKVNEKTFAKYIYYPDMPDVDLFLRPSGEQRTSNYLIWQSAYAEMVFQDVLWPDFDRRDLWRACLEFAQRDRRFGGAIEETTTS
- the recO gene encoding DNA repair protein RecO, translated to MSLFRDDGVVLRTQKLGEADRIITLLTRGHGRVRAVARGVRRTKSKFGARLEPFSHVDVQFFARGSELIGRGLPLCTQSETIAPYGGGIVSDYARYTAGTAMLETAERFTDHEGEPSVQQYLLLIGGLRTLARGEHAPNLILDAFLLRSLAVNGYAPSFEDCAKCGLEGPNRFFSVAGGGAVCGDCRVPGSVVPSAEAVGLLSALLTGDWTTADAAEPRHVREGSGLVSAYLHWHLERGLRSLRYVEK